A single window of Theropithecus gelada isolate Dixy chromosome 9, Tgel_1.0, whole genome shotgun sequence DNA harbors:
- the NPS gene encoding neuropeptide S gives MISSLKLNLILVLSLSTMHVFWCYPVPSSKVSGKSDYFLILLNSCPTRLDRSKELDFLKPILEKMFVKRSFRNGVGTGMKKTSFRRAKS, from the exons ATGATTAG CTCATTAAAACTCAATCTCATCCTAGTTCTGTCGCTGTCCACAATGCATGTGTTTTGGTGTTATCCAGTTCCATCTTCTAAG GTATCTGGAAAATCTGATTACTTTCTCATTCTGCTGAACAGCTGCCCAACCAGATTGGACAGGAGCAAAGAACTAGATTTTCTAAAGCCAATTTTGGAGAAGATGTTTGTGAAAAGGTCCTTTCGCAATGGAGTTGGCACAGGGATGAAAAAAACTTCCTTTCGAAGAGCAAAATCATGA